TCCGTGCTGGGCGAAGCGGCGGCCGCAGCGGTAGTCCCGACTACGGGAGTCGTGCCCGCTGCTGCTGACGAGGTTTCGGCCGCCCTGGCCGCGCTGTTCGGCAACTTCGGCCGGCAATTCCAGATGATGAGTGCTCAGGCGCAGAGCTTCCACGCGCAGTTCGTCGCGATGCTGAACTCCGGCGCCGGCGCCTACATCAGCGCCGAGATCGCCAATGCCGAGCAGGCTATCGCCAACGCGGTGATTGCGCCGGTGCAGTCACTGCTCGCGGGCGCCGGCTCGCTGGGTTCGGCGGCATCCAGCGGCAACGGACTGCTGGGCGGGCTCATCGGGGCGACGAGCGGCAGCGGCACGGTGGGCTCGCTACTCGGCGGTGTGACCAGCAGCACCGGCGGTCTGACCGGCGTCAGCACCGGCCTGGGCACCGGCCTCGGCGGAGTGTTGAGCGGCGTCACCGCGAGTACCGGGGGTCTGGGCGGCCTCACCGCGGGTCTCGGCAGCGTGGGCAGCACCATCAGCAGCGCCGTGGGCGGATTGACCGGGGCCAGCACGGGTTTGGGTGGGCTGCTCGGTGGCGCCACCCCCTTGAGTGGGCTGCTGGGCGGCCTGACCGGCGGCACCGGCAACATCGGGTCGCTGCTGGGCAACCTGGGTGGCGGCTTGAACGGGGTCGTCGCCTCGCTGGGCGGCTCGCTGGGTGCGCTCGGGAACATCGGTTCGGTCACCGGTTTCCTGAATTCGGTCCCCGGCCTGCTGGGCACGGTCAACAACCTCGGTGCGCTCGGGGCCAACCTGCAGACGACGTTGGCCAGCCTGCTGCCCGGGCTGCCGACTTCGCTTACCGGCCTTGAGAATTCGTTGTCCGGTCTGGTGAACTCGCTGCTGCCCAACCTGGTCAACGTCAACTTCGGCAATGCCGGTCCGGTGTTCACCGGCTTGTTCGGGCCCTACAACCAGTTGGTCTACAACACGGTGACCAACCTGCAGGCGCTCGGCGCCGACTGGCTGGCCGACCCCTTCCCGTTCCTGCGCCAGTTCCTGGCTAACCAGGCGGGCTACGGCCAAACCATCCTGACCGCGCTGCAGACCGGAAACTTCGCGCCGGTGTCGGCGATCCCCGGCAAGATCGCGACCAACTTCGGCAACGTGGTGCACACGCTCACCGACATGTCCGTCACGCCGACCATCGAGGTGCTCACCAGTGGTGGCGCGCCGCTGGCGGTGAACAACATGATCGGGTTGCCGCTGGTGGCGGGCGCGGCGGTGATCGGTCCACCGACCGCCGCATTCCAGGCGGCCCAGGCGGCCGGCGCCGCGTTCACCAGTGCGGTGCAGGCCGGCAATGGCGCGGCAGCGTTCGCCGCCGCGTTCGGGTTCCCGGCGACGGTTTTGGACGGCTTTCTCAACGGACATGCCGTCTTCCCGTACTCGCTGAACTTGGGGCAAATCGCCATTCCGGCAGTGAACTTGTTTGGGATAAACCTGCCATCGATTGTCAACGCCACCGCGGTGGCGAATCTCCCGCTCGACGGCTTGCTCGTGCAACCCGGCTACTACCCCATATCGGTGACTCTTTCGACGCTCGCGGCTCCGATCGTGCCGATCACCTCCGTCGATATCGGCGCCGGCGGTACACCCTTCAGCGGACTGCTGCAGCTCCTGATCAACTACGCACCGCAGCAATTGGCCGTGGCGATCGGCGCGCCCACGTCGCCGCCGCCGCTCATCTCGATCCCGATCTGAGGCCGACCCCCGGACGGCACGGGCCGCAGAGGCGGCTACCTTCGGGGCCTCTCACGGCCCCTGCCGACCGTCGGTTCCGGGCACTCCGAGTATCAGGCCTCCGGCGCCGCCGGTACCGCCGGCAGTGTTGAAGCCGCTACCGCCGTTGCCGCCGTTGCCGATGAATTGCGCGTCTCCGCCGTTACCGCCCGCCGCTGTCAGCAGCCCGATGCCACCGGCGCCGCCTGCTCCGCCGCTGCCGATGATGGCCCCGTTGCCGCCCCGGCCACCAGCTCCTCCCTTGGCCGCGGCTTGGCCGCCATCGCCGGCGTCGCCGCCGCTGCCGATCAGGCCAATAGCGTTGCCGCCGGCGCCACCGTTGCCGCCGGTGTTGTCGACGCCGGTGGCTGATTGGCCACCCGTGCCGCCATGACCGCCGTCGCCGAACAGGCTGCCCCCAGTGCCGCCGTTGCCGCCGTTGCCGCCGATGACGCCCAAGGTGTTGGCGGTGGCCGCACCCCCGGCACCACCTGCGCCGCCGTTGCCGACCGCGCCCGCCGCTCCGCCGTTGCCGCCGTTTCCGCCACCCGCGCCGGCCCCGCCGTTGCCGCCGTTGCCGCTCAACATTCCGCCGGCCCCGCCGTTGCCACCGTTGCCCTTGTAGTGGCTCAGGCTGTTAAGGGCGCCCGCGCCGCCGTTGCCACCGTTGCCGCCGTTGCCGTTGATCAGTCCGCCGTGCCCACCGTCGCCGCCGCTGCCGCCGTATCCGCGTTCCAGCGCGCTGCCGCCGTCGCCGCCCGCCCCACCGGTGCCGAACAACCCGCCGGCATCTCCGCCGGCGCCGCCCTGTCCAGCGGCGACGTGACCGGTGCTGTTGAGGTTGACGCCGCCGACACCGCCGGCACCACCGTTGCCGAACAGCAGCCCGCCGGCCCCTCCGGCGCCACCAGCGCCGGGGAAGAAGTTGACGTTGGCGGATGTCCCGCCGGCCCCGCCGGCGCCACCGTGGCCGATCAATCCGGCGGCGCCGCCGTTGCCACCATTGCCGGCCGCGGAAGTGGCGGTCGCGGGTGTGCCGGATCCACCGTTGCCGCCGTTGCCCCACAGCAGGCCGCCGGGGCCCCCGTTTTGCCCGGTGCCCGCAACGCCGTTGGTGCCGTTGCCGATCAGGGGGCGGCCCAACAGTGCCTGGGTGGGTGCGTTGATCGCGGCGAGTATCTGCTGCTGCAGCAGCTGCCACGGGTTGGCGGCGGCCGCGGCATTGGCCGCTTCGGCGGCGGCGTAGGCGCCGCCGGCCGCGTTCAGGGCCTGCACGAATTGTTGGTGAAACACTACGGCTTGGGCGCTCAGCGCCTGGTAGGCCGCCGCGTGCTCGCCGAACAGCGCAGAGATGGCCACCGATATCTCGTCGGCGGCGGCGGCCAGGATGCCCGTGGTCGGTGCCGCCGCGGCCGCTCCGGCCTCGGCGACCGCCTCGCGGAGGGTTGCTAAATCCGTTGCAGCCGTGCCGATCACGTCAGGAATCGCGGAGACGAACATGCTTAACCCCCAGCTTTGCGGCCTGAGTGTGGCCCGTGTGGCCGCAGCGCGGGGCGATCATCCAGCGACGTGATCGCCCTCACAGCTTAACCAGATCCGCAAGGCTTCACAGGGTATTCCCAGTTAATTGTGCGTATCGAGCAACAAACGCGTGTTGCCGGCGGAGATCCAGTCCTCAGACCGGGAGCTTACGGCTGATCGATCTTATTGCGAGCAACGAATTCCCTTGCCTTGACCAGGAATTCGAGTTGTTCCCCGACGTCTCGCAACGGTCCCACGCTGCGCGTGGAGCGGCACAACATGATCGCGCCTTCCAAAGCGGCGATCGACGTCACCGCCAGAGATGCCGCGTCGCGCCCGTCGAAGCCGTCGGCGACGAACGCGCGTGTCATGGCCGCACACCAGCGGCCCAGGATGTCGCCGGCCTCGGTCTTGAGTTCGAGTTCTTCGTCGGCCGAGCCGAGTGCGGCCGCCGCGACGGGGCAGCCGGCGGTGAAGTCACCCTCGGTCAGTTGGCGTTCCCAGTGCTCGACGAATTCGCGGATCAGGGCCCGTGCGCCGCGGTCGGCGGCCCGGTCGATGACGGTGGTGATGGTGTCGCCCGAGTAGCGCAGCGCCTCGGCCAGGATCTGGTTGCGTCCGTCGGGGAAGTGGTAATACACCGACCCGCGCGGCGCGCCGCTGCGGGCGAGCACCGAATCGATGGTGACCCCGGCGGCGCCACGCTCCCGCATCACCTGGGCTGCGCTGACCACCATCTTGTCCCTGGTGCCGCCGCGCTTGGTGGAGACGGATGTCATGCCGCGTGCGAGGGCTCGGGAGTGGATCCGGTGAGTGGGAAGTGCTGCTCGCGCGGACGAAGTCGACTTCGACGCGGCTCGGGAATCTCACGCGTGAAACGGAGGCCGGCGATATTGAACTCGATGACCCACATTGGTCTCTCCTGGCGCTTCGCACAGGCCTGGGACGCGCCTGTGAATATGTTAAGAAGCATATTCGACGGATGGTTAGTAAGCAAACGCTCGCTGGGCACTTGTGATCTAGACCACCTAGGTAATTATGCAATATTGCATAATTCATACCTTTGGGGTTCACTCACCCGTATGACCACGGTGACCCTGGAGCGGGACGGCCACGTCCTGCTGATCGGCCTGAACCGGCCGCACAAGCGCAATTCCTTCAACCGCGAGATGCTGGCCGACCTGTCTCGCGCCTACGCGGTACTGGAATCCGACGACGAGTTGCGCGCCGGTGTGCTGTTCGCCCACGGCGACCATTTCACCGCCGGTCTGGACCTGATCGACGTGGCGCCCGGCATAGCCGCGGGGGAATCCGTTCAGCCCGCGGACGGCCGAGACCCCTTCCGGTTGGACGGCCCCTGGCAGACCCCGTTGATCGCCGTCGCGCACGGTTGGTGCATGACGCTGGGCATCGAACTGCTGCTGGCCGCCGACATCCGCATCGCCGCCGCCGGCACCCGGTTCACCCAGCTGGAGGTGCAGCGCGGCATCTATCCGTTCGGCGGCGCCACGATCCGGCTGCCCCGCGAGGCGGGGTGGGGGAACGCCATGCGCTGGCTGCTCACCGGCGACGAGTTCGACGCCGCCGAGGCTTACCGTCTCGGGCTGGTCCAGGAAGTCGCCGACGACGCGGCGACCGCGCAGGCCCGGGCCCGCGAGATCGCCGCCACCATCGCCGAACGCGCCGCCCCGCTGGGGGTGCGGGCCACGCTGGCCTCGGCGCATCTGGCGCGTACTCGGGGTGAGGCCGCGGCGATCGAACGGCTGCGGCCGGCCGCGGCCGAACTGTTCGCCAGCGCCGATGCCGCCGAGGGTGTGCAGTCGTTCGTCGAGCGCCGACAGGCTAGGTTCCAGGGCCGCTAGGCCCGTTCACCCCGCCGCCAGCCCCCGCTCAGCCGGCCTCGAGTCCCGCCGACTGCGAACTAGACGACGCTCAATCGGCGTGTCGCGCAGCACAATTCACACTCGGCGGCCAGAAACCGGCTACGGCAACCAGAAACGAGTTACTCGACCGTGTAACCCATCGGCATCAGCACGCTCTTCTGCTGGGTGAAGTGCTCGACACCCTCGGGTCCGTTCTCCCGGCCGATGCCCGAGTTCTTGTACCCGCCGAACGGGCAGCACGGGTCGAACGCGTACCAGTTGATCGCGTAGGTCCCGGTGCGGATCTGCTCGGAGATCTTGATGCCGCGCGGCACGTCGGTGGTCCACACGCTGCCGGCCAGGCCGTACACCGAGTCATTGGCGATCTTGATCGCGTCCTCTTCGGTGTCATAAGGGATGATGCTCAGCACCGGCCCGAAGATCTCCTCCTGGGCGATCGTCATCTTGTTGTCGACGTCGGCGAAAACCGTTGGCTGCACAAAGAATCCGTTGTCCAGGCCCTCGGGACGGCCGCCGCCGCAGACCAGCCGCGCGCCTTCCTCGATGCCCTTGGCGATGTAACCCTCGACCCGTTCGCGCTGCTTCTCCGAGATCAGCGAGCCGATCTGGGCGGCCGGGTCCGACGGCGGCCCCACCGGCAGTGCCTGCACGAAAGCGCTTACCGCGTCCACGATTTCGTCGTAGCGCGACCGCGGCGCCAGGATGCGGGTCTGGCCCACGCAGGCCTGTCCGGTGTTCATGATCCCGGAGAACACCA
The nucleotide sequence above comes from Mycobacterium kiyosense. Encoded proteins:
- a CDS encoding hypothetical protein (possible pseudo due to internal stop codon) → MFVSAIPDVIGTAATDLATLREAVAEAGAAAAAPTTGILAAAADEISVAISALFGEHAAAYQALSAQAVVFHQQFVQALNAAGGAYAAAEAANAAAAANPWQLLQQQILAAINAPTQALLGRPLIGNGTNGVAGTGQNGGPGGLLWGNGGNGGSGTPATATSAAGNGGNGGAAGLIGHGGAGGAGGTSANVNFFPGAGGAGGAGGLLFGNGGAGGVGGVNLNSTGHVAAGQGGAGGDAGGLFGTGGAGGDGGSALERGYGGSGGDGGHGGLINGNGGNGGNGGAGALNSLSHYKGNGGNGGAGGMLSGNGGNGGAGAGGGNGGNGGAAGAVGNGGAGGAGGAATANTLGVIGGNGGNGGTGGSLFGDGGHGGTGGQSATGVDNTGGNGGAGGNAIGLIGSGGDAGDGGQAAAKGGAGGRGGNGAIIGSGGAGGAGGIGLLTAAGGNGGDAQFIGNGGNGGSGFNTAGGTGGAGGLILGVPGTDGRQGP
- a CDS encoding enoyl-CoA hydratase, with amino-acid sequence MTTVTLERDGHVLLIGLNRPHKRNSFNREMLADLSRAYAVLESDDELRAGVLFAHGDHFTAGLDLIDVAPGIAAGESVQPADGRDPFRLDGPWQTPLIAVAHGWCMTLGIELLLAADIRIAAAGTRFTQLEVQRGIYPFGGATIRLPREAGWGNAMRWLLTGDEFDAAEAYRLGLVQEVADDAATAQARAREIAATIAERAAPLGVRATLASAHLARTRGEAAAIERLRPAAAELFASADAAEGVQSFVERRQARFQGR
- a CDS encoding transcriptional regulator — protein: MTSVSTKRGGTRDKMVVSAAQVMRERGAAGVTIDSVLARSGAPRGSVYYHFPDGRNQILAEALRYSGDTITTVIDRAADRGARALIREFVEHWERQLTEGDFTAGCPVAAAALGSADEELELKTEAGDILGRWCAAMTRAFVADGFDGRDAASLAVTSIAALEGAIMLCRSTRSVGPLRDVGEQLEFLVKAREFVARNKIDQP